The Candidatus Omnitrophota bacterium genome window below encodes:
- a CDS encoding alginate export family protein produces the protein MKFLKVLSVVALVAILAATGAYAETQNVKVSGDLAIRGFWRDNLYGSQALNSSPNENIQANGTAGGANTREGTDRSNTQWFMSTTELQIDADLTDNVSTCIRLLNQRDWNAAKNHGMTQATTPISTIGSGGYGHQNAGTYGGTGYADDPNEFAVDLELAYVTLKNFLYSPLTVTVGRQNLWFGKGFIVGANQRVRNANFYGVAGYPQPISAPEYSAQNAFDSIKAVLDFDPWTLTAVYSRIWQNDIRADDGLDLWGANVGYKFDAYKGEAEGYWFYKRDKQVQPFNWVDPNGSNDVNTLGLRGSFDPIDIVTLYAEFAGQFGSYTRNSLQANNRSRVAGALDIGGECRYFTDKWAWKPKLGAEFIWYSGHEAEEMGMGPGSGQYHGWDPMFRGKTDSLIREFIGRYYFSSTYPFDGTNYYNSADNSFQNQYQMIFSGSLQPMDSLKLTGNLNMFWNQYAYRASMAKSGGYVGTELDLGATWDYTEDVSFNLVAGFFVPGEVYKVRDERTNVTSADATATDVVATVKVSF, from the coding sequence ATGAAGTTTTTAAAAGTTTTGAGCGTAGTAGCTTTAGTCGCGATTCTTGCTGCGACCGGCGCCTATGCCGAGACCCAGAACGTGAAAGTAAGCGGAGATTTAGCTATTCGCGGTTTCTGGAGAGATAATCTTTACGGAAGTCAGGCACTCAATAGTTCGCCGAACGAAAATATTCAGGCTAACGGTACTGCTGGCGGCGCCAATACTCGTGAAGGCACTGACAGGTCAAACACTCAGTGGTTCATGTCAACTACCGAATTGCAGATAGATGCGGATCTTACAGATAACGTATCCACTTGCATCAGGCTATTGAACCAGAGAGATTGGAACGCTGCTAAAAATCATGGTATGACTCAGGCCACTACGCCGATTAGCACCATAGGTTCGGGCGGTTATGGTCATCAAAACGCCGGCACATACGGCGGAACCGGTTATGCCGATGATCCTAACGAGTTTGCGGTTGATTTAGAGTTGGCGTATGTTACCTTGAAGAACTTCCTATATTCACCGCTGACAGTGACAGTTGGTCGTCAGAATCTATGGTTCGGTAAAGGTTTCATAGTTGGCGCGAACCAGAGGGTAAGAAATGCTAATTTCTACGGCGTAGCGGGTTATCCTCAGCCTATAAGCGCTCCGGAATATAGCGCACAGAACGCGTTTGATTCGATTAAAGCCGTTCTTGATTTTGATCCGTGGACTTTAACAGCGGTCTATTCAAGAATATGGCAGAACGACATCAGAGCCGATGACGGTCTTGACCTTTGGGGCGCGAACGTTGGTTATAAGTTCGATGCTTACAAGGGAGAAGCCGAAGGTTATTGGTTCTACAAAAGAGACAAGCAGGTTCAGCCGTTTAATTGGGTTGATCCAAACGGAAGCAACGATGTTAATACGCTTGGTTTAAGAGGCAGCTTTGATCCTATAGACATCGTTACTTTGTATGCTGAATTTGCCGGTCAGTTTGGTAGTTACACGAGAAACTCGCTACAGGCCAATAACAGAAGCAGAGTTGCGGGCGCTCTCGATATCGGTGGCGAATGCAGATATTTCACTGATAAGTGGGCGTGGAAGCCGAAACTCGGCGCAGAGTTTATTTGGTATTCAGGTCATGAGGCGGAAGAGATGGGAATGGGTCCCGGTAGCGGCCAGTATCACGGTTGGGATCCGATGTTCAGAGGTAAGACCGACTCATTGATCCGTGAATTTATCGGCAGATACTACTTCTCATCAACGTATCCTTTTGATGGGACGAATTATTATAACAGCGCCGATAATTCATTCCAGAACCAGTATCAGATGATATTCAGCGGCTCTTTACAGCCGATGGATAGCTTAAAGCTGACTGGTAACCTGAACATGTTCTGGAACCAGTATGCATATCGCGCCAGCATGGCGAAGTCGGGCGGATATGTCGGAACAGAACTTGACCTGGGAGCGACTTGGGACTATACGGAAGACGTGAGCTTCAATCTCGTCGCCGGTTTCTTCGTGCCTGGCGAAGTCTACAAAGTTAGGGACGAAAGAACTAACGTGACAAGTGCCGACGCAACGGCAACAGATGTAGTTGCAACAGTAAAGGTAAGCTTCTAA
- a CDS encoding histidinol phosphate phosphatase domain-containing protein codes for MIDLHTHTLLSDGELLPSELVRRALVKGYTAIALTDHVDSSNIDFVLPRIVKVSKVLNKDWDIFVIPGVEITHAPLKEIPQLVKFARKNGAKVIVVHGETVMEPVIPGTNRCAIEAGCDIVSHPGNITEEDVMLAAKRGVALEITTRKSHLSTNGHVYALAKLNKAKLVLNTDSHSPDNLISDEDAQKFLTSLGLDSSEIKSIFSTSQDIVTRIKSAR; via the coding sequence ATGATAGATCTGCACACTCATACACTTTTATCTGATGGGGAACTCTTGCCGAGTGAGCTCGTGAGGCGAGCGCTTGTTAAAGGTTACACCGCTATAGCGCTTACGGATCATGTGGACTCATCCAATATAGATTTTGTCCTGCCGCGAATTGTGAAAGTCTCAAAAGTCTTAAATAAAGACTGGGACATATTCGTGATACCCGGTGTCGAAATAACACACGCACCTCTAAAAGAGATCCCGCAGCTCGTAAAGTTCGCCAGAAAAAATGGCGCGAAAGTTATTGTGGTTCATGGAGAGACCGTGATGGAGCCGGTCATTCCCGGAACGAATAGATGCGCGATAGAAGCGGGCTGCGACATAGTATCGCATCCGGGTAACATCACCGAAGAAGATGTTATGCTTGCCGCGAAGAGGGGAGTGGCGCTCGAGATAACGACGCGCAAGAGCCATTTATCCACAAACGGCCATGTGTATGCGCTTGCCAAGCTAAACAAGGCAAAATTGGTGTTAAACACAGACTCTCATTCTCCAGACAATCTTATCTCAGATGAAGACGCCCAAAAATTCCTAACCTCACTTGGTCTTGATTCAAGCGAAATAAAGTCAATATTTTCCACCTCACAAGATATCGTAACCCGCATAAAATCAGCACGTTAG
- a CDS encoding adenine phosphoribosyltransferase translates to MDLKKSIRDIPDFPKKGIIFKDITTLLKEARAFKEAVDKIVAQYIDKKIDTVVSVEARGFFFGAAVAYKLGVGLVPVRKKGKLPYKTKAVTYDLEYGTDTLEMHQDAIKRGDRVLVVDDLLATGGTVKAVTELIENSGGIVAGIAFVIELIPLKGREKLKGYEVTSLIKDEYC, encoded by the coding sequence ATAGACTTAAAAAAATCGATACGGGATATACCCGACTTTCCGAAAAAAGGGATAATATTCAAGGACATAACTACTCTATTAAAAGAGGCCAGGGCGTTCAAAGAAGCTGTGGACAAAATAGTCGCTCAATACATAGATAAGAAGATAGACACCGTGGTAAGCGTTGAGGCTCGGGGTTTTTTCTTTGGCGCGGCTGTCGCGTATAAATTAGGAGTAGGCCTCGTACCTGTCAGAAAAAAAGGAAAACTTCCGTACAAGACAAAGGCCGTCACTTACGATCTTGAGTATGGCACAGATACTTTAGAGATGCACCAGGACGCGATAAAAAGAGGTGACCGTGTTTTGGTGGTTGATGATTTATTGGCCACAGGTGGAACTGTCAAGGCGGTCACGGAGTTGATCGAAAATTCCGGTGGTATTGTTGCAGGCATAGCGTTTGTAATAGAACTGATTCCGCTAAAAGGCCGCGAGAAACTCAAGGGCTACGAGGTCACGTCTTTAATAAAAGACGAATATTGCTAA